From Rubrivirga sp. SAORIC476, a single genomic window includes:
- a CDS encoding extracellular solute-binding protein, with amino-acid sequence MRALLFALVLTLGVGGCTAPTGPPPEGEPVVVRIWHQKDAAERTFLEEWAAAYNARQDSVQLDVLYKETEELRNHYVFAAIGGKGPDLIFGPADNMGTLGITDTIRPLDDLVDPAFLAGFTDDGRVMYDGKIYGLADQIGNHLTLVSNPELLPEPPETLADLARLGSTLTRDTDGDGEPDQYALVWNYTEPFFFIPFLTSFGGWVMDDAGNPTLDTPETVAAIQYVLDLRDEYGVIPREADYETSKALFRDDYAAATIDGPWSWGGYQEAGVDVRLSLLPINEETGLYAQPMAAAKAYSLNPAVPDWKLPTVLGILRLLTDDAIQADMARELATIPVRTAVRASDVMTSSATLLGSLAQIEHSRPMPTAPQMRQIWDAMRGPYQLVMNGQVSAAEGARLMQQQAEKRIADTFLN; translated from the coding sequence ATGCGTGCTCTCCTGTTCGCCCTCGTCCTGACGCTCGGTGTCGGCGGCTGCACCGCGCCGACGGGCCCGCCGCCCGAGGGCGAGCCGGTGGTCGTGCGGATCTGGCACCAGAAGGACGCTGCCGAGCGGACGTTCCTGGAGGAGTGGGCCGCGGCATACAACGCGCGCCAGGACAGCGTCCAGCTGGACGTGCTCTACAAGGAGACCGAGGAACTGCGCAACCACTACGTGTTCGCCGCCATCGGCGGGAAGGGGCCGGACCTCATCTTCGGACCCGCCGACAACATGGGCACGCTCGGCATCACCGACACCATCCGCCCGCTGGACGACCTCGTGGACCCGGCCTTCCTGGCGGGCTTCACCGACGACGGACGGGTGATGTACGACGGCAAGATCTACGGCCTGGCCGACCAGATCGGCAACCACCTCACGCTCGTCTCCAACCCGGAGTTGCTGCCCGAGCCGCCCGAGACGCTCGCCGACCTCGCCCGCCTCGGCAGCACGCTCACCCGGGACACCGACGGCGACGGCGAGCCTGACCAGTACGCGCTCGTCTGGAACTACACCGAGCCCTTCTTCTTCATCCCCTTCCTGACATCCTTCGGCGGCTGGGTGATGGACGACGCGGGCAACCCGACGCTCGACACGCCGGAGACGGTCGCGGCCATCCAGTACGTCCTCGACCTCCGCGACGAGTACGGCGTCATCCCGCGCGAGGCCGACTACGAGACCTCGAAGGCGCTCTTCCGCGACGACTACGCCGCGGCCACCATCGACGGCCCGTGGTCGTGGGGCGGCTACCAGGAGGCGGGCGTCGACGTGCGCCTGTCGCTGCTGCCGATCAACGAGGAGACGGGCCTCTACGCCCAGCCCATGGCCGCCGCCAAGGCCTACTCGCTCAACCCGGCCGTGCCGGACTGGAAGCTGCCCACCGTCCTCGGCATCCTGCGCCTGCTCACCGACGACGCCATCCAGGCCGACATGGCCCGCGAACTGGCCACCATTCCGGTCCGCACCGCCGTCCGCGCCTCCGACGTAATGACCTCCAGCGCGACGCTCCTCGGCAGCCTCGCCCAGATCGAGCACTCCCGCCCCATGCCGACGGCCCCGCAGATGCGCCAGATCTGGGACGCCATGCGCGGCCCCTACCAGCTCGTGATGAACGGCCAGGTCTCCGCCGCCGAGGGGGCCCGCCTCATGCAACAGCAGGCCGAAAAGCGCATCGCCGACACGTTCCTGAACTGA
- a CDS encoding carbohydrate ABC transporter permease: protein MLNAPTDAMAVEASTLATPSTPPPRRSEAWSRRWFLAALLGPTGLVVLAVVAFPFVYNVAISFSNMNIYTLRDWELIGLDQYVAVFAEPAFWGVFLKTIIWTLVNVVFHVGLGVFLAVILHQSFIKGKSAWRVLLILPWAVPQYITALTWRGMFNYEFGAVNLLVESFGGGAVSWLSDPLTAFIAAILTNIWLGFPFMMVIALGGLQSIPGELYEAAEVDGASAWRQFWSITAPLLKPVMLPAITLGTIWTFNNINVVWLVSNGGEPNDQTHILVSYVYEAAFSMYRFGWAAALSMVIFAVLFVFTQVFLNRTQATESMY, encoded by the coding sequence ATGCTGAACGCCCCGACTGACGCGATGGCCGTGGAGGCCTCGACGCTGGCGACTCCGTCCACGCCGCCGCCGAGGCGGTCCGAGGCGTGGAGCCGCCGGTGGTTCCTGGCCGCGCTCCTCGGCCCGACGGGCCTCGTGGTGCTGGCCGTGGTCGCCTTCCCGTTCGTGTACAACGTGGCGATCTCGTTCAGCAACATGAACATCTACACGCTGCGCGACTGGGAGCTGATCGGGCTCGACCAGTACGTGGCCGTGTTCGCCGAGCCCGCGTTCTGGGGCGTCTTCCTGAAGACGATCATCTGGACGCTCGTGAACGTCGTGTTCCACGTCGGCCTGGGCGTCTTCCTGGCGGTCATCCTGCACCAGTCGTTCATCAAGGGCAAGAGCGCGTGGCGAGTGCTCCTGATCCTGCCGTGGGCCGTGCCCCAGTACATCACGGCGCTGACGTGGCGGGGGATGTTTAACTACGAGTTCGGCGCGGTCAACCTGCTCGTCGAGTCGTTCGGCGGCGGCGCGGTGTCGTGGCTGAGCGACCCGCTGACGGCGTTCATCGCGGCCATCCTGACCAACATCTGGCTGGGCTTCCCCTTCATGATGGTGATCGCGCTCGGCGGCCTCCAGTCGATCCCCGGCGAGCTCTACGAGGCGGCCGAGGTGGACGGGGCGAGCGCGTGGCGCCAGTTCTGGTCCATCACGGCCCCGCTGCTGAAGCCGGTCATGCTGCCGGCCATCACGCTGGGCACCATCTGGACCTTCAACAACATCAACGTCGTCTGGCTGGTGTCGAACGGCGGCGAGCCGAACGACCAGACCCACATCCTGGTGAGCTACGTCTACGAGGCGGCGTTCTCGATGTACCGCTTCGGCTGGGCGGCGGCGCTGTCGATGGTCATCTTCGCGGTCTTGTTCGTGTTCACGCAGGTCTTCCTGAACCGCACGCAGGCCACGGAGTCGATGTACTAG
- a CDS encoding glycoside hydrolase family 13 protein → MTPHRLVPVAVLVALLAVATAAQPAPPAWAQDAVWYQIFPERFANGDPANDPTRASLENPDAVGEDWAVTPWTADWYARAPWETARGPDFYDDGVFDRRLGGDLQGVIDRIPYLDSLGVTAVYFNPVFWAASLHKYDATSYHHIDPFFGPDPAGDVAMVADETADPNTWVWTSADRLFLDMVDAFHQRGIRVVIDGVFNHTGTRFWAFEDVRERQQASPVADWYEVTAWDDPATEADEFDWNGWWGYKPLAVLANTEDGTDLHPGVKAHVVDITRRWMDPNGDGDPSDGVDGWRLDVAGEVPDGFWRDWNALVAGLNPDAITVAEEWGDARDYLDRTGFHSTMNYHALAIPLDAFAFDGRIDAATFADEVTSRFDAFPEATRPALMNILAGHDTDRLASMIVNGRLGGHFDRLAGPRDTMAYLVRAPRREERDLQRAVVLLQMALPGAPLVYYGDEAGMWGADDPDDRKPMVWPDLVYADESLAPRGLTRDPDPVAFDRDLFAFYRRAIALRQSDAVLRRGTLQTLAVEGRAVAFGRTLDGDRRVVAFNAGDASVFLPMPGEGVPEPLVPVSVSRDDAARVAMLVAQFDDEGATYGLRIPPRTTVVFRPADPADIRPRGLDE, encoded by the coding sequence ATGACTCCACATCGCCTCGTCCCGGTCGCCGTGCTGGTGGCGCTCCTCGCCGTCGCCACGGCCGCCCAGCCCGCGCCCCCGGCCTGGGCGCAGGACGCGGTCTGGTACCAGATCTTCCCCGAGCGCTTCGCCAACGGCGACCCGGCCAACGACCCGACGCGTGCCTCGCTCGAGAATCCCGACGCCGTCGGTGAGGACTGGGCCGTGACGCCGTGGACGGCCGACTGGTACGCTCGCGCGCCCTGGGAGACCGCTCGCGGTCCGGACTTCTACGACGACGGCGTCTTCGACCGTCGCCTCGGCGGGGACCTGCAGGGGGTGATCGACCGGATTCCGTACCTCGACTCGCTCGGCGTCACGGCGGTCTACTTCAACCCGGTGTTCTGGGCGGCGTCGCTCCACAAGTACGACGCGACGAGCTACCACCACATCGACCCGTTCTTCGGCCCCGATCCCGCCGGAGATGTGGCGATGGTCGCCGACGAGACCGCCGACCCGAACACATGGGTCTGGACGAGTGCCGACCGCCTCTTCCTCGACATGGTCGACGCGTTCCACCAGCGAGGCATCCGGGTGGTCATCGACGGCGTCTTCAACCACACCGGCACGCGCTTCTGGGCGTTCGAGGACGTCCGCGAGCGCCAGCAGGCGAGCCCGGTCGCGGACTGGTACGAGGTCACCGCCTGGGACGACCCGGCCACCGAGGCCGACGAGTTCGACTGGAACGGGTGGTGGGGCTACAAGCCGCTCGCCGTGCTCGCCAACACCGAGGACGGCACCGACCTGCACCCGGGCGTCAAGGCACACGTGGTCGACATCACGCGTCGCTGGATGGACCCGAACGGCGACGGCGACCCGTCGGATGGCGTCGACGGCTGGCGGCTCGACGTGGCGGGCGAGGTGCCGGACGGCTTCTGGCGCGACTGGAACGCCCTCGTCGCCGGCCTCAACCCGGACGCGATCACGGTCGCCGAGGAGTGGGGCGACGCGCGCGACTACCTGGACCGGACCGGCTTCCACTCGACGATGAACTACCACGCGCTCGCGATCCCGCTCGACGCGTTCGCCTTCGACGGCCGCATCGACGCGGCGACCTTCGCCGACGAGGTCACGAGCCGCTTCGACGCCTTCCCGGAGGCCACGCGTCCGGCGCTGATGAACATCCTCGCCGGGCACGACACCGACCGGCTGGCGTCGATGATCGTCAACGGCCGCCTCGGTGGGCACTTCGACCGCCTCGCCGGTCCGCGCGACACGATGGCTTACCTCGTCCGCGCGCCGAGGCGGGAGGAGCGGGACCTCCAGCGGGCCGTCGTCCTGTTACAGATGGCCCTGCCCGGCGCGCCACTCGTCTACTACGGCGACGAGGCGGGCATGTGGGGCGCCGACGACCCCGACGACCGCAAGCCGATGGTCTGGCCCGACCTCGTCTACGCCGACGAGTCGCTCGCGCCGCGTGGCCTGACGCGTGACCCGGACCCGGTCGCCTTCGACCGCGACCTGTTCGCGTTCTACCGCCGTGCCATCGCGCTTCGCCAGTCGGACGCCGTGCTGCGCCGCGGGACCCTGCAGACGCTGGCCGTCGAGGGCCGCGCGGTCGCCTTCGGCCGGACGCTCGACGGCGACCGCCGCGTCGTCGCCTTCAACGCGGGCGACGCGTCGGTCTTCCTGCCCATGCCGGGCGAGGGCGTGCCGGAGCCGCTGGTGCCAGTCTCGGTATCGCGCGACGACGCTGCGCGCGTCGCCATGCTGGTCGCCCAGTTCGACGACGAGGGCGCGACCTACGGCCTCCGCATTCCACCGCGCACGACGGTCGTCTTTCGCCCGGCCGACCCGGCTGACATCCGCCCGCGGGGGCTCGACGAATGA